Proteins encoded together in one Telopea speciosissima isolate NSW1024214 ecotype Mountain lineage chromosome 4, Tspe_v1, whole genome shotgun sequence window:
- the LOC122659439 gene encoding serine/threonine protein phosphatase 2A 55 kDa regulatory subunit B beta isoform-like isoform X1, which translates to MISVGNGEEGVPPSLEWKFSQVFGERAAGEEVQEVDIISAIEFDKSGEHLATGDRGGRVVLFERIDGKDCTLRKDQEKRDYPASLHPEFRYQTEFQSHEPEFDYLKSLEIEEKINKVRWCQTANGALFLLSTNDKTVKYWKVQEKKIKKICDMNLDSSASARNGKLSGSIGVATDFVFPPGGFPSLHLPVVIVGHETNLVPRCRRIYAHAHDYHINSISNNSDGETFISADDLRINLWNLEISNQSFNIVDVKPVNMEDLTEVITSAEFHPTQCHTLAYSSSKGTIRLIDMRQSALCDRHAKLFEERDTSGSRSFFTEIIASISDIKFGKDGRHILSRDYMTLKLWDLNMESCPVATFQVHEYLRPKLCDLYENDSIFDKFECCLSGDSLHVATGSYSNLFRIFDCDSGRNEATTLEASKNPMRRQTQTPSKPIRSLTSLARSRRRGAENLNVDANGVAYDFSTKMLHLAWHPTSNALACAAANSLYLYYAEDIPQNEAASNQ; encoded by the exons ATGATCAGTGTTGGGAACGGAGAAGAAGGGGTCCCACCTTCTCTCGAGTGGAAATTCTCTCAGGTTTTTGGAGAACGAGCGGCTGGGGAGGAAGTTCAGGAAG TTGACATTATCTCTGCCATTGAATTTGACAAAAGCGGTGAACATCTTGCTACTGGTGACCGTGGAGGAAGGGTTGTGCTATTTGAAAGGATAGATGGGAAAGAC TGTACCTTACGGAAGGATCAGGAGAAAAGGGATTATCCTGCTTCTTTGCATCCTGAATTTCGCTACCAGACAGAATTCCAAAGCCACGAACCGGAG TTTGACTACCTCAAGAGTTTGGAAATAGAGGAGAAAATTAATAAAGTGCGATGGTGTCAGACAGCCAATGGTGCACTTTTCCTTCTATCAACCAATGATAAAACAGTAAAGTATTGGAAG GtccaagagaagaaaataaagaagatatgTGACATGAATTTAGATTCTTCAGCATCAGCAAGAAATGGAAAACTTTCTGGCTCGATTGGAGTGGCAACTGACTTTGTATTTCCCCCTGGAGGATTCCCGTCTCTTCATTTACCAGTGGTA ATTGTTGGCCATGAGACAAACCTTGTTCCTAGATGTCGAAGAATATATGCTCATGCACATGACTACCACATTAATTCCATTTCAAATAACAG TGATGGGGAGACATTTATATCAGCAGATGATTTGCGCATAAATTTGTGGAACCTAGAGATAAGTAATCAAAGTTTCAATATTGTTGATGTGAAGCCTGTGAACATGGAGGATCTCACTG AGGTTATAACGTCTGCCGAATTCCATCCTACCCAATGCCATACATTAGCATACAGCAGCTCGAAGGGCACAATACGCCTAATTGACATGAGACAATCAGCTTTATGTGACAGACATGCCAAACT ATTTGAGGAGCGTGACACATCTGGTTCACGGTCATTTTTTACGGAGATAATTGCATCGATATCAGATATTAAGTTTGGAAAAGATGGAAGACATATATTGAGTCGTGATTACATGACCCTGAAG CTATGGGATTTAAACATGGAATCTTGCCCTGTTGCAACCTTCCAGGTCCATGAGTATCTAAGACCCAAG CTATGTGACCTGTATGAAAATGACTCCATCTTTGATAAATTTGAGTGCTGTTTAAGTGGAGACAGTCTCCATGTTGCCACTGGTTCCTATAG CAACCTTTTTCGCATTTTTGACTGCGATTCTGGCAGAAATGAGGCAACAACACTGGAAGCCAGCAAAAATCCTATGAG acGTCAGACTCAAACACCTTCAAAGCCCATAAGATCACTCACCAGCCTAGCACGCTCTCGTAGACGAG GAGCTGAGAATCTGAATGTAGATGCAAATGGAGTAGCATACGATTTTTCAACTAAGATGCTCCACCTAGCATGGCATCCAACGTCCAATGCTCTTGCCTGTGCGGCTGCAAATAGCCTATACTTGTATTATGCCGAAGATATTCCTCAAAATGAAGCTGCCTCAAATCAGTAG
- the LOC122659439 gene encoding serine/threonine protein phosphatase 2A 55 kDa regulatory subunit B beta isoform-like isoform X2, whose protein sequence is MISVGNGEEGVPPSLEWKFSQVFGERAAGEEVQEVDIISAIEFDKSGEHLATGDRGGRVVLFERIDGKDCTLRKDQEKRDYPASLHPEFRYQTEFQSHEPEFDYLKSLEIEEKINKVRWCQTANGALFLLSTNDKTVKYWKVQEKKIKKICDMNLDSSASARNGKLSGSIGVATDFVFPPGGFPSLHLPVIVGHETNLVPRCRRIYAHAHDYHINSISNNSDGETFISADDLRINLWNLEISNQSFNIVDVKPVNMEDLTEVITSAEFHPTQCHTLAYSSSKGTIRLIDMRQSALCDRHAKLFEERDTSGSRSFFTEIIASISDIKFGKDGRHILSRDYMTLKLWDLNMESCPVATFQVHEYLRPKLCDLYENDSIFDKFECCLSGDSLHVATGSYSNLFRIFDCDSGRNEATTLEASKNPMRRQTQTPSKPIRSLTSLARSRRRGAENLNVDANGVAYDFSTKMLHLAWHPTSNALACAAANSLYLYYAEDIPQNEAASNQ, encoded by the exons ATGATCAGTGTTGGGAACGGAGAAGAAGGGGTCCCACCTTCTCTCGAGTGGAAATTCTCTCAGGTTTTTGGAGAACGAGCGGCTGGGGAGGAAGTTCAGGAAG TTGACATTATCTCTGCCATTGAATTTGACAAAAGCGGTGAACATCTTGCTACTGGTGACCGTGGAGGAAGGGTTGTGCTATTTGAAAGGATAGATGGGAAAGAC TGTACCTTACGGAAGGATCAGGAGAAAAGGGATTATCCTGCTTCTTTGCATCCTGAATTTCGCTACCAGACAGAATTCCAAAGCCACGAACCGGAG TTTGACTACCTCAAGAGTTTGGAAATAGAGGAGAAAATTAATAAAGTGCGATGGTGTCAGACAGCCAATGGTGCACTTTTCCTTCTATCAACCAATGATAAAACAGTAAAGTATTGGAAG GtccaagagaagaaaataaagaagatatgTGACATGAATTTAGATTCTTCAGCATCAGCAAGAAATGGAAAACTTTCTGGCTCGATTGGAGTGGCAACTGACTTTGTATTTCCCCCTGGAGGATTCCCGTCTCTTCATTTACCAGTG ATTGTTGGCCATGAGACAAACCTTGTTCCTAGATGTCGAAGAATATATGCTCATGCACATGACTACCACATTAATTCCATTTCAAATAACAG TGATGGGGAGACATTTATATCAGCAGATGATTTGCGCATAAATTTGTGGAACCTAGAGATAAGTAATCAAAGTTTCAATATTGTTGATGTGAAGCCTGTGAACATGGAGGATCTCACTG AGGTTATAACGTCTGCCGAATTCCATCCTACCCAATGCCATACATTAGCATACAGCAGCTCGAAGGGCACAATACGCCTAATTGACATGAGACAATCAGCTTTATGTGACAGACATGCCAAACT ATTTGAGGAGCGTGACACATCTGGTTCACGGTCATTTTTTACGGAGATAATTGCATCGATATCAGATATTAAGTTTGGAAAAGATGGAAGACATATATTGAGTCGTGATTACATGACCCTGAAG CTATGGGATTTAAACATGGAATCTTGCCCTGTTGCAACCTTCCAGGTCCATGAGTATCTAAGACCCAAG CTATGTGACCTGTATGAAAATGACTCCATCTTTGATAAATTTGAGTGCTGTTTAAGTGGAGACAGTCTCCATGTTGCCACTGGTTCCTATAG CAACCTTTTTCGCATTTTTGACTGCGATTCTGGCAGAAATGAGGCAACAACACTGGAAGCCAGCAAAAATCCTATGAG acGTCAGACTCAAACACCTTCAAAGCCCATAAGATCACTCACCAGCCTAGCACGCTCTCGTAGACGAG GAGCTGAGAATCTGAATGTAGATGCAAATGGAGTAGCATACGATTTTTCAACTAAGATGCTCCACCTAGCATGGCATCCAACGTCCAATGCTCTTGCCTGTGCGGCTGCAAATAGCCTATACTTGTATTATGCCGAAGATATTCCTCAAAATGAAGCTGCCTCAAATCAGTAG
- the LOC122660072 gene encoding L-ascorbate oxidase homolog, producing MAALHLILGALACFSVLLVRAEDAYRYYNWVVTYGAIAPLGVSQQGILINGQFPGPRIDCVTNDNLVINVFNKLDQPILFTWHGVNQRKNSWEDGMLGTSCPIPSNSNFTYHFQAKDQIGTFSYYPSTLLHKAGGGFGGLNIYNRSVITVPYANPAAEYTLLVGDWYKTNHTVLQQTLDSGKTLSLPDAILINGQKDSTSFTGDQGKTYMFRVSNVGLSTSFNFRIQDHKMKLVECEGSHTMQEIYDSLDVHVGQSVAVLVTLDQPSKDYFIVASSRFTKPILTTTAVLHYSDSKTQATGPLPVGPTYQIHWSMKQARTIRWNLTANAARPNPQGSFHYGTIQVSRTLILANSATKLDGKLRYAVNSVSYVNPDTPLKLADYYNISGVFDLSTIQDKPTSGPVKYGTSVIGTTLHDFVEIIFQNNENTIQSWHLDGYYFWAVGYGSKQWTPAMRKRYNLYDAVTRYTVQVYPNSWSAILVSMDNKGMWNLRSQVWARQYLGQQLYIKVWNNEQSLYTEYDIPPNALLCGKATGRRV from the exons ATGGCAGCCCTGCATTTGATTCTGGGAGCCTTAGCTTGTTTCAGTGTTCTGCTTGTGAGAGCAGAAGACGCTTACAGATATTACAACTGGGTTGTTACCTATGGAGCCATTGCTCCTCTTGGTGTCTCTCAACAG GGAATCCTCATAAATGGCCAGTTTCCAGGTCCACGAATTGACTGTGTTACTAATGACAACTTAGTCATTAACGTTTTTAACAAGCTCGATCAGCCTATCCTCTTTACATG GCATGGAGTCAACCAAAGGAAGAATTCATGGGAAGACGGAATGCTCGGAACCAGTTGCCCCATCCCTTCGAATTCAAACTTTACGTATCATTTCCAGGCGAAAGATCAGATCGGGACCTTCTCGTACTACCCATCAACTTTGTTGCATAAGGCCGGCGGCGGCTTTGGGGGACTGAACATCTACAATAGGTCTGTGATAACAGTCCCATATGCCAACCCTGCTGCAGAGTATACTCTGCTTGTAGGTGATTGGTACAAAACCAACCATACG GTGCTGCAACAAACTTTAGACTCAGGGAAGACTCTTTCTTTACCTGATGCTATTCTTATAAATGGCCAGAAGGATTCTACTAGCTTCACTGGTGATCAAG GAAAGACCTACATGTTCAGGGTCTCAAATGTGGGTTTATCAACCTCATTCAACTTCAGGATTCAGGACCATAAAATGAAGTTAGTTGAATGTGAAGGATCTCATACTATGCAAGAAATCTATGATTCTCTTGATGTGCATGTGGGGCAATCTGTGGCTGTCCTGGTAACCTTGGATCAGCCATCAAAAGACTATTTCATCGTCGCTTCTTCACGATTCACGAAGCCTATTCTTACTACAACTGCAGTACTTCATTACTCTGACTCTAAAACTCAAGCTACAGGACCTTTGCCTGTTGGTCCTACTTACCAAATTCACTGGTCTATGAAGCAAGCTAGGACTATTAG GTGGAATTTGACAGCAAATGCAGCAAGACCCAACCCTCAAGGATCATTCCATTATGGAACAATCCAAGTATCAAGAACACTCATATTGGCCAACTCTGCAACTAAGTTGGATGGAAAGCTACGATATGCTGTAAACAGCGTGTCCTATGTTAACCCAGATACTCCTCTGAAGCTCGCCGACTATTACAATATTTCGGGTGTCTTTGACTTGAGTACCATTCAGGACAAGCCTACTTCTGGGCCTGTAAAGTATGGCACCTCTGTCATAGGAACAACTCTCCATGATTTCGTGGAAATCATCTTCCAAAACAATGAGAACACCATCCAATCTTGGCATCTTGATGGTTATTATTTCTGGGCAGTTGG CTATGGATCAAAGCAATGGACGCCGGCCATGAGGAAACGCTACAATCTGTATGATGCTGTGACCAGATACACTGTTCAG GTGTATCCGAATTCTTGGAGCGCAATTCTGGTGTCTATGGACAACAAGGGTATGTGGAACTTAAGATCTCAAGTTTGGGCTAGACAGTATCTTGGACAACAATTGTATATCAAAGTCTGGAACAATGAACAAAGCCTCTATACAGAGTATGATATCCCTCCAAATGCACTACTTTGCGGTAAAGCCACAGGTCGACGAGTATAG